The following proteins are encoded in a genomic region of Vanessa tameamea isolate UH-Manoa-2023 chromosome 4, ilVanTame1 primary haplotype, whole genome shotgun sequence:
- the LOC113396648 gene encoding maltase A1-like, which produces MPSLLKIVGIAFGAIALVGVVVGSITWAILASQGPTPPELVPLDWWEHTVIYQIYPRSFKDSDGDGIGDIKGIITQLDHFVDAGVGAIWMSPVFVSPMVDFGYDISDFYNIQEEYGTMADFEELVEKAHQLGIKIILDYVPNHASTESEYFKKSVAREPGYENHFVWANPIIDPNNASNRLVPSNWISQFGGTVWEWNEARQQYYLHQFAIEQADFNFREPAVKEEMLNIMRFWFEKGADGYRLDAIPHLFEADPNDYGGQYPDEPLTGNPFLTPNQAGYTTQEHTRDQIELYDVVYEWRGFADKWTNDNNAETRILLAEAYANVTMTMLYYGNERDRIGAHFPFNFDFINSLSSNSNARDFVYIIKRWLTYMPQGKVANWVFGNHDQKRMPSRFRPNMVDGLNSLNMMLPGVAITYQGEEIGMRDGYVSWEDTVDVAACNQGNPDNYLQFSRDPARTPYQWDRSTSAGFSTNTSTWLPVSQDYLEINLQAQKEATRSHFKMYKSMTRLRKEPALSHGSYHIQSLSENTFALVRYLLTHDTYALVFNVGETSDTVDLSTVQFLEEPLTVYASSVHSNRVVDDTVPRGSVTLQAGEALVLRASPM; this is translated from the exons ATGCCGtcacttttaaaaatagttgGAATTGCATTTGGTGCAATAGCATTAGTAGGTGTGGTAGTAGGTAGCATAACATGGGCGATTTTAGCCAGCCAAGGGCCAACACCACCAGAATTAGTGCCGTTGGACTGGTGGGAGCATAcagttatttatcaaatataccCAAGGTCATTCAAGGACAGCGATGGGGACGGTATCGGTGACATAAAAG GTATTATTACGCAATTGGACCACTTCGTTGATGCCGGAGTTGGTGCTATATGGATGTCGCCTGTCTTCGTCTCACCCATGGTGGACTTCGGATATGACATCAGTGATTTCTACAACATTCAGGAAGAATACGGTACAATGGCTGACTTTGAAGAATTAGTTGAAAAAGCTCACCAACTTG gcatcaaaattattttggatTATGTACCAAACCACGCTAGTACTGaatcagaatattttaaaaaatccgtGGCAAGGGAACCTGGATATGAGAACCATTTTGTTTGGGCCAATCCAATTATCGATCCGAACAATGCTAGCAACCGATTAGTTCCGTCAAATTGg ATAAGTCAGTTCGGCGGTACTGTATGGGAATGGAACGAAGCACGTCAACAATATTACTTGCATCAATTTGCGATAGAACAAGCCGACTTTAACTTCAGAGAACCAGCAGTTAAAGAAGAAATGCTCAACATAATGAGGTTTTGGTTTGAGAAAGGGGCAGATGGTTATAGGCTAGATGCTATCCCGCATCTTTTCGAGGCGGACCCTAACGATTATGGCGGTCAATACCCGGATGAACCCTTAACTGGGAATCCGTTTTTAACTCCCAATCAAGCGGGTTATACTACACAAGAGCACACAAGGGATCAAATTGAGCTGTACGATGTAGTGTACGAGTGGAGAGGATTCGCAGACAAATGGACAAATGACAATAATGCTGAAACAAG GATACTTCTCGCGGAAGCATACGCAAATGTTACTATGACGATGCTGTACTATGGTAACGAACGCGATAGAATTGGGGCTCATTTTCcctttaattttgatttcatcAATAGTTTGTCATCCAATTCCAATGCCCGCGACTTTGTTTATATCATTAAGCGTTGGTTAACTTATATGCCTCAAGGAAAAGTCGCTAATTGGGTC tTCGGCAATCATGACCAGAAAAGAATGCCTTCAAGATTTAGACCTAACATGGTAGACGGGCTTAATTCTTTGAACATGATGCTGCCCGGCGTTGCTATAACTTATCAAGGAGAAGAAATCGGTATGAGGGATGGTTACGTGAGTTGGGAAGATACAGTAGACGTTGCAGCGTGCAACCAAGGCAATCCAGATAACTACTTACAGTTTTCAAGGGATCCAGCTCGTACGCCATACCAATGGGACAGGAGTACTAGTGCAGGATTCTCGACCAATACAAGTACATGGTTACCAGTTTCTCAGGActatttggaaataaatttacaagCACAAAAAGAAGCCACACGAAGTCATTTcaag ATGTACAAATCAATGACAAGGCTGCGAAAGGAGCCTGCTTTATCACATGGATCATACCATATCCAGAGTCTGTCAGAAAATACCTTTGCCCTAGTGAGATATCTTCTCACCCATGACACGTACGCTCTAGTATTCAATGTGGGTGAGACATCTGACACCGTCGATCTGTCCACCGTTCAGTTCCTGGAGGAGCCGCTAACTGTTTATGCATCAAGTGTGCATTCAAACAGAGTTGTTGA
- the LOC113396646 gene encoding maltase 1-like: MGSLKVFGLTVVVLVGLGIIAGGITWIVLWTRDSSPPPPELIPIDWWQHCSLYQIYPRSFKDSDDDGIGDLKGITEELEHFVDAGVDAIWMSPIFESPMIDFGYDISNFYEIHYEYGTMEDFEVLLNRSHELGIKLLLDFVPNHASNESEYFKKSLAREPGYEDFFIWADGRPDPSNTTDRLPPSNWVSQFGGSAWEWRAERQQYYLHQFAVEQADFNFRNPAVREEMINIMKFWLDKGVDGFRVDALPYLIEADPADHEGRYPDDPLSGLLQFESHQLGYTIPLYTKDLIELYDVVYEWRDYVDRYLEDHPGDTRVLFSEGYANVSMTMLYYGNEEGAIGAHFPFNFDFVTDLSSRSTARDFVYIILRWLTYKPHGATPNWVFGNHDNNRMPTRFRENMVDGLNSLNMLLPGVAVTYQGEEIGMKDGYVSWEDTVDVEAINRGDEDTYLLYSRDPARTPYHWNNLKNAGFSTANRTWLPVAEDYPEINLAKQKEDARSHFKVYQALTALRKEKALSHGEYNIRALSDRSLYLVRYLRTYDTIVLLFNVADRSDVINLNRVMHLKLPATVYISSIHSTRNTGDVIESEQLTLAPGEAIVLKAEPVA, from the exons ATGGGGTCGCTGAAGGTGTTCGGTCTCACTGTGGTTGTGCTTGTTGGACTCGGAATTATTGCag GTGGTATCACATGGATCGTCTTGTGGACGAGGGATTCGTCGCCGCCACCACCGGAACTAATTCCGATAGATTGGTGGCAGCATTGCTCGCTCTACCAGATCTACCCTCGCTCCTTTAAAGATAGCGATGACGATGGCATCGGCGATTTGAAag GTATCACCGAAGAGTtggagcatttcgttgacgcaGGAGTAGACGCGATATGGATGTCGCCCATCTTCGAATCACCGATGATCGACTTCGGTTACGATATCAGCAACTTTTACGAAATCCATTATGAGTATGGAACCATGGAAGACTTCGAAGTCCTTCTTAACCGATCTCATGAATTAG GAATTAAATTGCTATTGGATTTCGTGCCAAATCATGCCAGCAATGAGTCGGAATACTTCAAGAAATCCTTGGCAAGAGAACCTGGCTACGAAGACTTTTTCATTTGGGCAGATGGTCGGCCAGATCCAAGCAATACTACCGATAGACTGCCACCATCAAACTgg GTAAGCCAATTTGGTGGTTCAGCGTGGGAATGGAGGGCAGAACGTCAGCAGTATTATCTTCATCAATTCGCCGTTGAACAGGCAGACTTCAATTTTAGAAACCCAGCCGTGAGAGAGGAGATGATAAACATCATGAAATTCTGGCTCGATAAAGGAGTTGACGGATTCAGAGTTGACGCACTTCCATACTTAATAGAGGCAGATCCGGCTGATCACGAGGGAAGATACCCAGACGACCCCCTGAGTGGGCTATTACAATTCGAATCGCACCAACTTGGTTATACAATCCCCCTGTACACGAAAGATCTCATAGAATTATACGACGTTGTTTACGAATGGCGCGACTATGTAGATCGATACCTGGAGGATCACCCTGGTGACACTCG AGTTCTCTTCTCGGAAGGTTACGCCAACGTTTCCATGACGATGTTGTACTATGGCAACGAGGAGGGAGCGATTGGAGCACACTTCCCGTTCAACTTTGATTTTGTAACGGATCTCTCATCCAGATCTACTGCTAGAGATTTCGTGTACATTATTCTTCGATGGCTGACTTACAAGCCACATGGAGCAACGCCAAATTGGGTG TTTGGTAATCATGACAACAATCGGATGCCCACACGGTTCCGAGAAAATATGGTAGATGGACTCAACTCACTTAATATGCTGCTGCCTGGTGTAGCCGTCACCTATCAGGGCGAAGAGATTGGTATGAAAGATGGCTATGTAAGCTGGGAAGATACCGTTGATGTGGAGGCCATAAATCGAGGAGATGAAGACACCTACCTTCTTTATTCTCGAGATCCTGCGAGGACGCCTTACCATTGGAACAACTTAAAAAATGCAGGCTTTTCCACTGCTAACAGAACATGGCTGCCTGTTGCTGAAGATTACCCAGAAATTAATTTAGCTAAACAGAAGGAAGACGCACGTAGTCACTTTAAG GTTTACCAAGCTCTGACGGCCTTGCGTAAAGAGAAGGCTTTGTCTCACGGCGAATACAACATTAGAGCTCTATCAGACCGTTCCTTGTACTTAGTGCGGTACCTCAGGACTTATGACACGATAGTGCTCCTATTCAACGTTGCTGATCGCTCTGACGTCATCAACCTTAACAGGGTTATGCATCTCAAACTACCAGCAACAGTTTATATATCTAGCATACATTCTACTAGGAATACAGG GGACGTGATTGAAAGCGAACAGCTCACCCTGGCACCAGGAGAAGCCATCGTGCTGAAAGCCGAACCTGTTGCATAA